In Chelonia mydas isolate rCheMyd1 chromosome 20, rCheMyd1.pri.v2, whole genome shotgun sequence, a single genomic region encodes these proteins:
- the RHEBL1 gene encoding GTPase RhebL1 isoform X2, protein MPLVRYRKVVILGYRSVGKTSLAHQFVDGEFLECYDPTVESTYNKMLMVGKDEFHLQLVDTAGQDEYTILPPSFSIGIHGYLLVYSVTSLRSFQVVKTLHNRLYESRGKTRMPVVLVGNKADLSLESREVKTDEGKKLADTWGAVFLESSAKENQMTRGIFTKIIEEIDRVDNSYGTERSCLLM, encoded by the exons GTAAAACTTCCCTGGCTCATCAGTTCGTTGACGGGGAATTCCTGGAGTGCTATGACCCTACAGTGGAAAGCA CCTACAACAAAATGCTGATGGTGGgaaaggatgaatttcacctccAGCTAGTGGATACTGCAGGGCAG GACGAGTACACCATCCTGCCCCCCTCCTTCAGCATCGGGATCCACGGATACCTGCTGGTCTATTCGGTCACCTCGCTCAGAAG CTTCCAGGTGGTTAAGACCCTTCACAACAGGCTGTACGAAAGCAGAGGGAAAACCCG GATGCCGGTGGTGCTGGTCGGGAACAAGGCCGATCTCTCCTTGGAGAG CCGGGAGGTGAAGACGGACGAGGGCAAGAAGCTGGCGGATACCTGGGGGGCCGTGTTCCTGGAGTCGTCGGCCAAAGAGAACCAG ATGACCCGGGGAATCTTCACCAAGATCATAGAGGAGATCGACCGGGTGGACAACTCCTACGGCACCGAGCGCAGCTGCCTCCTGATGTGA
- the RHEBL1 gene encoding GTPase RhebL1 isoform X4, with protein MPLVRYRKVVILGYRSVGKTSLAHQFVDGEFLECYDPTVESTYNKMLMVGKDEFHLQLVDTAGQDEYTILPPSFSIGIHGYLLVYSVTSLRRMPVVLVGNKADLSLESREVKTDEGKKLADTWGAVFLESSAKENQMTRGIFTKIIEEIDRVDNSYGTERSCLLM; from the exons GTAAAACTTCCCTGGCTCATCAGTTCGTTGACGGGGAATTCCTGGAGTGCTATGACCCTACAGTGGAAAGCA CCTACAACAAAATGCTGATGGTGGgaaaggatgaatttcacctccAGCTAGTGGATACTGCAGGGCAG GACGAGTACACCATCCTGCCCCCCTCCTTCAGCATCGGGATCCACGGATACCTGCTGGTCTATTCGGTCACCTCGCTCAGAAG GATGCCGGTGGTGCTGGTCGGGAACAAGGCCGATCTCTCCTTGGAGAG CCGGGAGGTGAAGACGGACGAGGGCAAGAAGCTGGCGGATACCTGGGGGGCCGTGTTCCTGGAGTCGTCGGCCAAAGAGAACCAG ATGACCCGGGGAATCTTCACCAAGATCATAGAGGAGATCGACCGGGTGGACAACTCCTACGGCACCGAGCGCAGCTGCCTCCTGATGTGA
- the RHEBL1 gene encoding GTPase RhebL1 isoform X3, translated as MPLVRYRKVVILGYRSVGKTSLAHQFVDGEFLECYDPTVESTYNKMLMVGKDEFHLQLVDTAGQDEYTILPPSFSIGIHGYLLVYSVTSLRRMPVVLVGNKADLSLESSHSTPCRVSSREVKTDEGKKLADTWGAVFLESSAKENQMTRGIFTKIIEEIDRVDNSYGTERSCLLM; from the exons GTAAAACTTCCCTGGCTCATCAGTTCGTTGACGGGGAATTCCTGGAGTGCTATGACCCTACAGTGGAAAGCA CCTACAACAAAATGCTGATGGTGGgaaaggatgaatttcacctccAGCTAGTGGATACTGCAGGGCAG GACGAGTACACCATCCTGCCCCCCTCCTTCAGCATCGGGATCCACGGATACCTGCTGGTCTATTCGGTCACCTCGCTCAGAAG GATGCCGGTGGTGCTGGTCGGGAACAAGGCCGATCTCTCCTTGGAGAG ctcccattcaaccccctgtcgTGTCTCTAGCCGGGAGGTGAAGACGGACGAGGGCAAGAAGCTGGCGGATACCTGGGGGGCCGTGTTCCTGGAGTCGTCGGCCAAAGAGAACCAG ATGACCCGGGGAATCTTCACCAAGATCATAGAGGAGATCGACCGGGTGGACAACTCCTACGGCACCGAGCGCAGCTGCCTCCTGATGTGA
- the RHEBL1 gene encoding GTPase RhebL1 isoform X1 — MPLVRYRKVVILGYRSVGKTSLAHQFVDGEFLECYDPTVESTYNKMLMVGKDEFHLQLVDTAGQDEYTILPPSFSIGIHGYLLVYSVTSLRSFQVVKTLHNRLYESRGKTRMPVVLVGNKADLSLESSHSTPCRVSSREVKTDEGKKLADTWGAVFLESSAKENQMTRGIFTKIIEEIDRVDNSYGTERSCLLM, encoded by the exons GTAAAACTTCCCTGGCTCATCAGTTCGTTGACGGGGAATTCCTGGAGTGCTATGACCCTACAGTGGAAAGCA CCTACAACAAAATGCTGATGGTGGgaaaggatgaatttcacctccAGCTAGTGGATACTGCAGGGCAG GACGAGTACACCATCCTGCCCCCCTCCTTCAGCATCGGGATCCACGGATACCTGCTGGTCTATTCGGTCACCTCGCTCAGAAG CTTCCAGGTGGTTAAGACCCTTCACAACAGGCTGTACGAAAGCAGAGGGAAAACCCG GATGCCGGTGGTGCTGGTCGGGAACAAGGCCGATCTCTCCTTGGAGAG ctcccattcaaccccctgtcgTGTCTCTAGCCGGGAGGTGAAGACGGACGAGGGCAAGAAGCTGGCGGATACCTGGGGGGCCGTGTTCCTGGAGTCGTCGGCCAAAGAGAACCAG ATGACCCGGGGAATCTTCACCAAGATCATAGAGGAGATCGACCGGGTGGACAACTCCTACGGCACCGAGCGCAGCTGCCTCCTGATGTGA